CGGCGCAGGGCGGGCGGTTCTTCGACGTCGTCGAAGCGTTCCTCGCCGTTCCAGATGCGCCGGACGATCTCGGAGTTGCGCCGGCGTGCCGTCTCGGTCAGGGCGAGGTCCAGGCCGGGCGGCAGGCAGTCCCGCTCGACAGCCCGGCGGATGCCGTATTCCATCTGCGTCAGGGCCGAGAGGCCCGCCGACTCCACGCAGAACTCGTCCGTCTCCGGCAGCGGCTCGGCGCCCACGCGCCCGACCAGCGCGGCGATCCGTTCGGGCGAGTCGAAGTCCTCACCCAGCCCGCAGGTCATCGCGTAGTGCACGGCCAGGCTCATCACCGGGGGCCAGTCGCGGATCAGGCTGTGGGTCCCGTCGATGTCGTGGATGACTTGGGTGATGCGGCGGCGTCCGACGCGGCGGACGGTCTCGATGTTGCCGGTGTGTCCGTTCAGGCAGGAATCGTCGAAGATGGCCATGGTGCCGTTCCGTATGGCTTCGGTTGTGCCGGGGCAGGGCGCTCGCCGGCGGGGCGGAGCGCCGCACGCCGTGTCATTGTACCGTCTGTTCCCCCGTGGGCAAGTGATCGCGGCCGTCCCGCTCACTATGATCGGGCGCGCGCGGTCGGTACAATGGCCTGCAGGAGGAAGACCATGGACGAGCGCATGCGCAGCACCACCATTCTGGCCGTGCGCCGGGACGGGCAGGCGGCCCTGGGCGGCGACGGGCAGGTGACGCTCAAGGACACGGTCGTGAAGGCCACCGCCTCGAAGATCCGCCGGCTGCACCAGGGGCGGGTGATCGTGGGGTTCGCCGGGTCGGCCGGCGATGCCTTCGCACTGCTGGACCGCTTCAGCACGAAGCTGGAGAGCTACCAGGGGAACCTCCTGCGCAGCGCCCATGAACTGGCCAAGGAGTGGCGCACGGACAAGCTGCTGCGCCCCCTGGAGAGCCTGCTGGTGGCCATGGACGCCGAGCGGAGCCTGCTGATCACCGGCAACGGAGAGGTGATCGAGCCGGACGACGGCATCCTGGGCATCGGGTCCGGCGGGGCGCTGGCCACGGCCGCCGCGCGCGCACTGGTGCGCAACACGGACCTGGGCGCCGAGGACATCGTGCGCAGGTCCCTGGGGATCGCCGCCGAGATATGCGTGTATACGAACGATCAAATCCGCGTGGAGACGCTGCCATGAACGGCCTGACGCCCCGTGCCATCGTGGCGCAACTCGATCAGTACATCGTCGGGCAGGACGACGCCAAGCGGGCCGTCGCCATCGCCCTGCGGAACCGCTGGCGCCGCCAGCAGTTGCCCGAGGAGTTGCGCGAGGACATCCTGCCGAAGAACATCATCATGATCGGCCCCACGGGCGTGGGCAAGACGGAGATCGCGCGCCGGCTTGCCGGCCTGGCCAACGCGCCCTTCGTCAAGGTCGAGGCCTCCCACTACACCGAGGTGGGCTACCACGGACGCGACGTGGACAACATGGTGCGCGAACTGGTGGAGCTGGCCGTCAACATGGTGCGTGCCGAGATGACCGAGCAGGTGCGCCGGCAGGCGGAGGAGAACGCCGAGGAGCGCCTGCTGAACGTCCTCTACGAGCCGCCCGAGGACGAGACCAACGACTGCGACCGGGCCGAGCGGCGGCGCAACGCCCGCGGCCGCCTGCGCAAGCTCCTGCACGAGGGGAAGCTGGACGAACGCACCGTCGAGATCGACGTGACCGAGAAGCCCGTCGTCATGCAGGGAGTGGCCGCCGGCGGTGACGAGATCGGCATCGACATGCAGGGCGTGTTGGAGCAGATGCTGCCTCCCCGCACGCAACGGCGGCGCCTGACGGTGGCCGAGGCGCGCGACGTGCTGCTGCACCAGGAGTGCGAGCGCCTCCTGGACCGTCAGGCCGTGCATCGCGCGGCCATCGAGCGGGCACAGAACCACGGCATCATCTTCATCGACGAGATCGACAAGATCGCCGGCGCCCGTGCGGAGGGCCATGGCCCGGACGTCAGCCGCGAAGGCGTCCAGCGGGACCTCCTGCCCATCGTGGAGGGCTGCACGGTGCCGACCCGCTACGGCGTTGTGCGCACCGACCACATCCTGTTCATCGCCGCCGGCGCGTTCACCGTCGCCAAGCCCAGCGACCTGATCCCCGAGCTTCAGGGCCGCTTCCCCATCCGTGTGGAGCTGAACGACCTGACACGCGACGACCTGGTGCGCATCCTGCGGGAGCCCCGAACGGCCCTGACGACGCAGTACAGCGAACTGCTGGCCACCGAGGGCGTGACCCTGCAGTTCACCGATGACGCCATCGAGCGCATCGCGGAGTACGCCGAGAAGATCAACCGGCGCACGCAGAGCATCGGCGCGCGCCGGCTCCAGACGGTGATGGAGAAGCTCCTGGAGGATGTGAGCTTCGACGCGCCGGACATGCCCGACGGGACGGTGCGGGTCGGCCGCAGCTTCGTGGACGCGCGTCTGAGCCCGCTGGTCGAGGACGAGGACCTGACCCGTTACATCCTGTAGAGGGGCCGGCCCGGCCCCGTTGCCTGCCAGGTGCGAGGAAGGAGCCCATGGACAAGCAATGTGTCGTCTGCCACGTGCGCCCGGCGTTGTTCCGGTGCATCCAGTGCCACAAGCCGGTGTGCGACGAGTGTGCGTTCAAGACGGAGCACGGGGCCTTCTGCGGACGCAACTGCGCGACGGCCTACCGCGACTTCCAGAAGGCGCAGGGCGACCAGCCGGTGAAGAAGTCCGGCGGCCTGGTCACGACGCTGATCGCCTTCCTCGTCGCCGTGGCCGTGCTCGGTTTCGTGGCGCACAGACTCGGCCTGCTGTCCGGACTGCTCGGTGGACGCTGAACGGCCCGGTCAGGGCGCTTCGGTCGCGTCTTTGAACGGGCTCTCCTCGTCCAAGAGCTGGTCCAGCTTCACGGCCTCCAGCCGGAGCAGAACCCGCGTCCTCTCCATCGGGTAGTCGATCAGGATGGCGGTGGGAACCTGCACGGACCGGCCGACGCCCGTCTCCACAAGTTCCCTGCGCGGGTAGGTGACGACGGAGCGGATGGCGCCGTCGGCGTTGTACTTCTCGATGGTCGTGATGGCTTCGGAGATGCGGTCGAACGAGATCGCGGCGGGGATGCGGACCGCGGGGGGATCCGATTCCCACTCGACCAGGGAGACCCTGCTGATCTGCTCGACATCGTGCAGCACGGGCGCCCGCCCCAGCAGGCTGGCCGGGGAGAAGGCGTGGACGATGTCCGCCGGCATGATGTGGATGCGGCCGGGCTGCGGCTCGACCGGGTCTCCGTACCGCCCGTCGAAGGAGTCGGACAGGGCGGGCAGCTCTGCGCGGTACAGCTCGCCGTTGCCCGCCAGGCGCACCTTCAGGGTGCCCTTGTGGGGTATGCGCAGGTAGACGAGGTCGGGCTTCTTCACCACGAGGAGGCCGCTGCCCAGCGTCACCGAGTTGGTCGGCGTGTTGATCTGCGGGTTGCTGATCCTCACCTCGCATCGCGCCTGGAGTGTGGCCCAGGCGAGGTCGTTGTCCCGCAGGGCGTCGATCCAGAAGTTCACGCTGCGACGAACGGCGAGGGGCCGGCGGGGCACCTCGACGCGCTCGGGCGGCGCCTGACAGCCCGCCAGACACGCCGCCGCCGACAGCAGCGCCATCATCGCCGGCACCGTCCATCCCGTCCACTTCCGTCTCGTCCCTGTGCCGTCCATGTTCCGCCTCCTCACTCGGGTGTGTGTCAGACCGGCGTCGGCCCGCTCTGGTCGTAGACCCAGGCCGTGGCCTCGGGCGGGTAGCTGACCACTTCCTCGGGGGCGAAGAACGCTCCGATCTCCCGCTCGGCGGCCTCCGGGCTGTCGCTGCCGTGGATCAGGTTGAAACGGTTGCTCAGCGCCAGGTCGCCGCGAATCGTCCCGGGAGGCGAGTCCGCCCCGAACGTCCGGCCCATCATCGTCCGTACGACCTTCACTGCGTCCTTGCCTTCCAGCACCATCGCCACCACGGGGCCGCTGATGGTGTAGCGCACCAGCGGCTCATAGAACTCCTTCCCCTCGTGCGCGCCGTAGTGGCGGCGCACGAACCCTTCGCTCAGGCGCAGCATCTTCATGCCCACGATCAGGAAGCCCTTGCGCTCGATCCGTCCGATCACCTCGCCCAGCAGCCCGCGCATCACGGCATCGGGCTTCAAGAATACCAGGGTCCTCTCCATGCGGGCACGTCTCCCTTCAGTCGGCTACGGCTTCGT
The Candidatus Brocadiaceae bacterium genome window above contains:
- the hslV gene encoding ATP-dependent protease subunit HslV; protein product: MDERMRSTTILAVRRDGQAALGGDGQVTLKDTVVKATASKIRRLHQGRVIVGFAGSAGDAFALLDRFSTKLESYQGNLLRSAHELAKEWRTDKLLRPLESLLVAMDAERSLLITGNGEVIEPDDGILGIGSGGALATAAARALVRNTDLGAEDIVRRSLGIAAEICVYTNDQIRVETLP
- the hslU gene encoding ATP-dependent protease ATPase subunit HslU, whose amino-acid sequence is MNGLTPRAIVAQLDQYIVGQDDAKRAVAIALRNRWRRQQLPEELREDILPKNIIMIGPTGVGKTEIARRLAGLANAPFVKVEASHYTEVGYHGRDVDNMVRELVELAVNMVRAEMTEQVRRQAEENAEERLLNVLYEPPEDETNDCDRAERRRNARGRLRKLLHEGKLDERTVEIDVTEKPVVMQGVAAGGDEIGIDMQGVLEQMLPPRTQRRRLTVAEARDVLLHQECERLLDRQAVHRAAIERAQNHGIIFIDEIDKIAGARAEGHGPDVSREGVQRDLLPIVEGCTVPTRYGVVRTDHILFIAAGAFTVAKPSDLIPELQGRFPIRVELNDLTRDDLVRILREPRTALTTQYSELLATEGVTLQFTDDAIERIAEYAEKINRRTQSIGARRLQTVMEKLLEDVSFDAPDMPDGTVRVGRSFVDARLSPLVEDEDLTRYIL
- the ndk gene encoding nucleoside-diphosphate kinase; translation: MERTLVFLKPDAVMRGLLGEVIGRIERKGFLIVGMKMLRLSEGFVRRHYGAHEGKEFYEPLVRYTISGPVVAMVLEGKDAVKVVRTMMGRTFGADSPPGTIRGDLALSNRFNLIHGSDSPEAAEREIGAFFAPEEVVSYPPEATAWVYDQSGPTPV